In Desulfallas thermosapovorans DSM 6562, a single window of DNA contains:
- a CDS encoding cytosine permease, giving the protein MIATGDWNPVVVVQNLGMGIPALFFILFANWTTNHNLLYSSGMALLNIFPRLKRWKSTFICGILGTGLALTGIVNHLESWLTLLSYIFSPLLGVVLAELLMVGFVMGNEKSAVAVNFSALIAVGMAVVIEIFLPSQYAASLAGLTTAALIYILLKNVFHRLSKPNKTYCCRGSR; this is encoded by the coding sequence AGTCCAAAATTTAGGTATGGGCATACCGGCACTGTTTTTTATCTTGTTTGCCAACTGGACAACCAACCATAATCTTCTTTATTCCTCCGGCATGGCCTTACTTAATATATTCCCACGGTTAAAACGCTGGAAAAGTACGTTTATTTGCGGTATCCTGGGGACAGGCCTGGCATTGACCGGAATTGTTAATCATCTAGAGTCGTGGCTGACCTTACTCTCTTATATTTTTTCTCCACTGCTGGGGGTAGTGCTGGCCGAACTGTTAATGGTGGGTTTTGTTATGGGCAATGAAAAATCCGCAGTTGCCGTTAATTTTTCCGCCCTCATTGCAGTTGGTATGGCAGTTGTAATAGAAATATTTTTGCCGTCGCAATACGCAGCGTCTTTAGCCGGTTTGACAACTGCAGCATTAATCTATATTCTGTTAAAAAATGTATTCCATAGGTTAAGCAAACCTAATAAGACTTATTGTTGTAGAGGTAGCAGATGA